One stretch of Acidobacteriota bacterium DNA includes these proteins:
- a CDS encoding DUF4157 domain-containing protein, with translation MKTAVTQQRSGAGNSSPSATTSALLQRKCSCGAGAGPSGECQQCQEEKLQRKSTGRRAPELAPPSVHRVLQSSGQPLDEGVRRPMEQRLGHDFSKVRVHTDAPAAASARSVSARAYTVGEKIVFGRGEYRPQTPEGRGVLAHELAHVTQQRPLGRGSSTPERLPVAPDHGPDERQAEEQGAQLGKKAPEPAAPTGKPSARGQRAHPAAVQRLTAGEWLARFFGGGTFSEQQLQDYLTYLDDKKKPMDTMASDNMAREVVGHWAKGDANYILSVERKILLIREMLLGYTGDDDENAILTLLRGATSHELARIFSEVGKDKLDGAFQGAEQDALDELAKNRQTAIQGPQEDTSGETFAGKEIVALQKRFKSNAEATNRLNCILIVREMAPKLFAADPTLAASVKAELGKLKGLKLKMTEVGKVMAQLGLATQSAKIKFDGANGVKEPTAMKQSAWDTIMGMVGNQDGWHVFGMAVFNGYHSVTVLVEKRGNSVQVYWADQWSIDPGDDFHQASGSESGFRRYEKAGFDEFINEKTNEWWNDKNAEGKQWAATLHIWKFRSALSAPSGSTPTSTPSNSGGGNP, from the coding sequence GTGAAAACCGCCGTCACCCAGCAGCGCAGCGGTGCGGGAAACAGCTCCCCCAGCGCCACCACTTCAGCCTTGCTTCAGAGGAAATGCAGCTGCGGGGCCGGTGCGGGGCCTTCCGGAGAATGCCAGCAATGCCAAGAGGAGAAGCTCCAGCGCAAGAGCACCGGCCGCCGCGCCCCGGAGCTGGCGCCGCCCAGCGTCCATCGCGTGCTCCAATCCTCCGGCCAGCCCCTGGACGAGGGAGTGCGGCGCCCCATGGAGCAGCGGCTGGGGCATGACTTCAGCAAGGTGCGCGTCCACACCGACGCCCCGGCGGCGGCTTCCGCCCGTTCCGTGTCCGCCCGCGCCTACACCGTGGGCGAGAAGATCGTCTTCGGCCGGGGAGAGTACCGGCCCCAGACCCCCGAGGGCCGCGGCGTGCTGGCCCACGAGCTGGCCCACGTCACCCAGCAGCGCCCGCTGGGCCGCGGCAGCTCCACCCCCGAGCGCCTGCCGGTGGCTCCGGATCACGGCCCCGACGAAAGGCAAGCGGAGGAACAAGGGGCCCAGCTCGGGAAAAAGGCTCCAGAGCCGGCGGCTCCCACCGGAAAGCCCTCAGCCCGCGGTCAACGGGCTCATCCGGCGGCAGTGCAGCGGCTGACCGCCGGGGAATGGCTGGCCCGCTTCTTCGGCGGCGGCACCTTCAGCGAGCAGCAGCTCCAGGACTATTTGACCTACCTGGACGACAAGAAAAAGCCCATGGACACCATGGCGAGCGACAACATGGCTCGGGAAGTGGTGGGCCACTGGGCCAAGGGCGACGCCAATTACATCCTGTCGGTGGAGCGCAAGATTCTGCTCATCCGCGAGATGCTCCTGGGCTACACCGGCGACGACGACGAGAACGCCATCCTCACCCTGCTCCGCGGCGCCACCTCCCACGAGCTGGCCCGGATCTTCTCCGAAGTGGGCAAGGACAAGCTCGACGGTGCCTTCCAGGGCGCCGAGCAGGATGCTCTCGACGAGCTGGCAAAGAACCGCCAGACAGCGATCCAGGGCCCCCAGGAGGACACCAGCGGCGAGACCTTCGCCGGCAAGGAGATCGTCGCCCTGCAGAAGCGCTTCAAGTCCAACGCCGAGGCCACCAACCGCCTCAACTGCATCCTCATCGTGCGCGAGATGGCGCCTAAGCTCTTCGCCGCCGACCCCACCCTCGCCGCCAGCGTCAAGGCGGAGCTGGGCAAGCTCAAGGGGCTCAAGCTGAAGATGACCGAGGTGGGGAAGGTGATGGCCCAGCTGGGGCTGGCCACCCAAAGCGCCAAGATCAAATTCGACGGTGCCAACGGCGTCAAAGAGCCCACTGCCATGAAGCAGAGCGCCTGGGACACCATCATGGGCATGGTGGGCAATCAGGACGGCTGGCACGTCTTCGGGATGGCGGTGTTCAACGGCTACCACAGCGTCACGGTGCTGGTGGAAAAGCGCGGCAACAGCGTTCAGGTCTATTGGGCCGACCAGTGGAGCATCGATCCCGGTGACGACTTCCACCAGGCCAGCGGCTCGGAGTCTGGCTTCCGGCGCTACGAGAAGGCCGGCTTCGACGAATTCATCAACGAGAAGACCAACGAGTGGTGGAACGACAAGAACGCCGAGGGCAAGCAGTGGGCCGCCACGCTGCACATCTGGAAGTTCCGCTCCGCCTTGAGCGCGCCCTCCGGCTCCACTCCTACCTCCACCCCCAGCAACTCGGGAGGGGGCAACCCGTGA